In one window of Arachis ipaensis cultivar K30076 chromosome B06, Araip1.1, whole genome shotgun sequence DNA:
- the LOC110263830 gene encoding peptidyl-prolyl cis-trans isomerase FKBP16-3, chloroplastic-like, translating to MSELGGGNCFPRLLLGVNVSLALVEGIVAFVVLFQVLLVKVWAAILKALLLTGFNAWFRNTKDRCSRRDFLGLALGVSSLFVGSLEGKGAGLPPEDKPKLCDEACEKELENVPMVTTESGLQYKDIKVGQGPSPPVGFQVWNFF from the exons ATGTCGGAGCTCGGAGGCGGCAACTGTTTTCCGCGTCTCTTGCTCGGTGTCAATGTCAGTCTTGCCCTTGTTGAAGGAATTGTTGCTTTTGTTGTGTTATTTCag GTTCTACTTGTAAAAGTTTGGGCTGCAATCCTCAAGGCATTGCTGCTGACAGGCTTCAATGCTTGGTTCCGCAATACCAAAGATCGGTG TTCACGCAGAGACTTTCTTGGATTAGCTTTGGGAGTCTCAAGCCTCTTTGTTGGTTCATTGGAAGGCAAAGGAGCTGGTTTGCCCCCAGAAGATAAGCCGAAACTATGTGATGAAGCTTGTGAGAAGGAGCTTGAAAAT GTGCCTATGGTAACTACTGAATCAGGTTTGCAATACAAGGATATTAAAGTTGGACAAGGTCCTAGTCCCCCAGTTGGATTTCAGGTGTGGAATTTCTTCTAA